The Methylomarinum vadi genome has a window encoding:
- a CDS encoding DUF58 domain-containing protein, whose translation MSEAGLSLRERFRLSRFLRGEKPVDQPVRLTHRRIFILPTGRGLGFVSLIALLLLIAFIYNNNLAYLLAFILASVFFVTILHSFKTLAGLVMKSTHSQPAFAGEAAGFTFTIHNPLRQPRNNLSVSIQTEQSIELAAMEQKSLVLYVETRQRGWLACPTVTLSSTYPLGFFRAWSPLRFNLQALVYPKPSNVELPFPESDGGNGELGQGGRGHEDFYGIKNYERGDPIRQIHWKAFAKGQGLYSKEYAGTTASQLWLDYATTPGHSLEERLSQLCRWVIDAEHAGLPYGLMLPGTKIAPAHGRLHYEKCLEALALF comes from the coding sequence TTGAGCGAAGCCGGCTTAAGCCTCAGAGAGCGATTTCGACTCAGCCGTTTTTTGCGCGGCGAGAAACCGGTCGACCAACCGGTCAGACTGACTCACCGGCGTATCTTCATTTTACCCACCGGCCGCGGCCTTGGTTTCGTATCGTTGATCGCCTTGTTATTGTTGATCGCTTTTATTTATAACAATAACCTGGCTTATTTGTTGGCTTTTATCCTGGCCAGCGTCTTTTTCGTTACGATACTCCACAGCTTCAAAACTCTGGCGGGCTTGGTGATGAAATCGACGCACAGCCAGCCCGCCTTTGCCGGCGAGGCGGCCGGTTTCACTTTCACTATCCATAATCCGCTCCGGCAACCGCGAAATAATCTAAGCGTTTCAATACAAACGGAACAGAGCATCGAATTGGCCGCCATGGAACAAAAATCGCTTGTTCTTTATGTCGAGACCCGGCAACGCGGCTGGCTGGCTTGCCCTACCGTCACATTATCGAGCACCTACCCACTGGGTTTCTTTCGGGCCTGGTCCCCTTTACGGTTTAATCTGCAAGCATTGGTCTATCCGAAACCCAGCAATGTTGAATTACCGTTCCCGGAAAGCGATGGCGGCAATGGAGAACTAGGACAGGGCGGAAGAGGTCACGAGGATTTTTACGGAATCAAAAACTACGAAAGGGGAGACCCGATCAGGCAGATACACTGGAAAGCCTTCGCCAAGGGCCAGGGACTCTATAGCAAGGAATACGCCGGTACTACGGCCAGCCAACTATGGCTGGATTACGCAACGACACCGGGCCATAGCCTGGAAGAAAGACTGAGTCAATTATGCCGCTGGGTTATCGATGCGGAACATGCCGGCTTGCCATACGGGCTGATGCTGCCCGGCACCAAAATCGCGCCGGCCCACGGCCGCTTGCACTACGAAAAATGTCTGGAAGCACTGGCATTGTTTTAG
- a CDS encoding AAA family ATPase: protein MDSSLNQLLESANRIILGKHQQIRLAVCCLLAKGHLLIEDIPGVGKTTLSHTLARLFGMNYQRIQFTSDILPADIIGSSVFDAENHRFTFHQGPIFNQMILADEINRSTPKAQSALLEAMEEHQVTVEGKTYALPKPFFVIATQNPSHQIGTFPLPESQLDRFLMRIELGYPSPQAERELLTGKQRYALIDSLSVQLPPERLEAMQQAAGEVYASPALLDYLQAIIAFTRQSGEYHCGLSPRAGLALLSAAKAWAFMDKRNAVIPEDVQAVLASVAGHRIRSGSTDSEAIVAPILNQVAIP from the coding sequence ATGGACAGTTCACTCAATCAATTACTCGAATCGGCCAATCGAATCATTCTCGGCAAACACCAACAAATCCGCCTGGCGGTATGCTGCCTGTTAGCCAAGGGACACCTGCTGATCGAGGATATTCCAGGCGTCGGCAAGACGACGCTTTCCCATACGCTGGCCCGATTATTCGGAATGAATTATCAGCGCATTCAGTTTACCAGCGATATTCTACCCGCCGACATTATCGGTTCGTCGGTATTCGATGCGGAAAATCATCGATTCACCTTTCATCAGGGGCCGATTTTCAATCAAATGATCCTGGCCGACGAAATCAACCGCTCGACGCCGAAAGCGCAAAGCGCATTATTGGAGGCGATGGAGGAGCATCAGGTCACCGTCGAAGGGAAAACCTATGCCTTGCCGAAGCCTTTCTTCGTCATCGCCACGCAAAACCCTTCCCATCAAATCGGTACCTTTCCGCTTCCCGAATCGCAATTGGACCGGTTCCTGATGCGTATCGAGCTGGGCTATCCCAGTCCACAGGCGGAGCGGGAATTGTTGACCGGTAAACAGCGCTATGCCCTGATAGATTCGTTATCGGTTCAACTGCCACCGGAACGACTCGAAGCCATGCAGCAGGCGGCAGGGGAAGTCTATGCGTCTCCGGCCTTGCTGGATTATCTGCAGGCCATTATCGCCTTCACCCGCCAATCCGGCGAATACCACTGCGGTCTGTCGCCCCGTGCCGGCCTAGCTCTACTGAGTGCCGCCAAGGCCTGGGCCTTCATGGACAAGCGTAACGCGGTGATCCCGGAAGACGTTCAGGCAGTGCTGGCTTCCGTCGCCGGCCACCGCATCCGCTCAGGAAGTACCGATTCGGAAGCGATCGTGGCCCCGATACTGAATCAAGTGGCTATCCCTTGA
- a CDS encoding TraR/DksA family transcriptional regulator, with protein sequence MVLTQYDDVRSNLIDMLEDLDERLKKITGDVRQSPARDFLERAEETDNDLEFNASGDATRDEIDKVKQAISRIDSGTYGICLVCGQPIKKERLQAMPYSFQCTHCARKSED encoded by the coding sequence GTGGTTTTGACTCAATACGACGACGTGCGCAGCAATTTAATCGACATGCTGGAAGACTTGGATGAACGCTTGAAAAAGATAACCGGCGATGTCAGGCAGTCGCCGGCTCGGGATTTCTTAGAGCGGGCCGAGGAAACGGATAACGATCTGGAGTTTAATGCGTCTGGCGATGCGACGAGGGACGAGATCGATAAAGTCAAGCAGGCCATTTCCCGGATCGATAGCGGAACCTATGGTATCTGCCTAGTCTGCGGCCAGCCGATAAAAAAGGAACGTCTACAAGCCATGCCCTATTCTTTCCAATGTACTCATTGCGCCAGGAAAAGCGAAGATTGA
- a CDS encoding DUF7230 family protein, whose amino-acid sequence MKKRKKSTALPAAVPNNPVAKFARQFNKAAIFKDKSKYNRKAKHKGQEPFPMKSREFTGKGFGRTAQSSLFLAQ is encoded by the coding sequence ATGAAAAAACGTAAGAAATCAACAGCCTTGCCGGCTGCGGTGCCGAACAATCCGGTGGCGAAATTCGCCCGCCAATTCAATAAAGCGGCGATTTTCAAAGATAAAAGCAAATATAACCGTAAAGCGAAACATAAAGGCCAGGAGCCTTTTCCGATGAAGTCACGTGAATTCACCGGAAAAGGTTTCGGCCGAACCGCTCAATCTTCGCTTTTCCTGGCGCAATGA
- the mnmG gene encoding tRNA uridine-5-carboxymethylaminomethyl(34) synthesis enzyme MnmG, with the protein MKFQKEFDVIVVGGGHAGTEAALAAARCGARTLLLTQNIETLGQMSCNPAIGGIGKGHLVKEIDALGGVMAQAIDRAGIQFRVLNASKGPAVRATRAQADRSLYKQAVRSALENQANLSLFQQTVADLIVQGERVIGVKTLMGLEFYARAVVLTTGTFLGGRIHIGLENYSGGRAGDPASTALADRLRELPFRVDRLKTGTPPRIDGRTIDYSKLEVQHGDDPVPVFSFLGKREDHPRQIPCHITRTNSETHDIIRSGLDRSPMYTGVIEGIGPRYCPSIEDKIMRFAERDSHQIFVEPEGLNTNEIYPNGISTSLPFDIQYRFVRSMLGFEQAEIVRPGYAIEYDFFDPRDLKASLETKHMEALFFAGQINGTTGYEEAAAQGLIAGLNAALLVSGQESWCPGRDEAYMGVMIDDLITRGTQEPYRMFTSRAEYRLMLREDNADLRLTEKGRELGLVDDERWRLFEQKREGISRLQGELAKTWVRVGSGEAEMAEQFWGKKIQKEASALDLLRRPEVDIERLLQLSGNREIPEPVAEQVAIQAKYAGYIDRQQSEINRSRRYDHLRLPEDVDYRNVSGLSNEVCEKLRLQKPETLGQASRIPGVTPAAISLLLVHLKKKSA; encoded by the coding sequence GTGAAATTCCAGAAAGAGTTTGATGTTATTGTTGTCGGCGGCGGCCATGCCGGTACCGAGGCGGCCTTGGCCGCCGCGCGTTGCGGCGCGAGAACATTATTGTTGACCCAGAATATCGAGACGTTGGGACAGATGAGTTGTAATCCGGCGATCGGCGGTATCGGCAAGGGGCATCTGGTCAAGGAAATCGATGCCTTGGGCGGCGTGATGGCCCAAGCGATAGACCGGGCCGGCATTCAATTCCGTGTGCTCAATGCCAGCAAGGGGCCTGCCGTACGCGCGACCCGCGCCCAAGCCGATCGCAGCCTGTATAAACAAGCCGTTAGAAGCGCACTGGAAAACCAAGCCAATCTGTCGCTGTTCCAACAAACCGTGGCCGACCTGATCGTGCAAGGAGAGCGCGTTATTGGCGTCAAGACCTTGATGGGGCTGGAGTTTTACGCCCGTGCCGTGGTTCTGACCACCGGCACCTTTCTGGGCGGCAGAATCCATATCGGCCTGGAAAATTACAGCGGCGGACGGGCCGGCGATCCGGCTTCGACCGCACTGGCGGACAGATTGCGGGAACTGCCGTTCAGGGTCGACCGCCTGAAAACCGGCACGCCGCCGCGCATCGACGGCCGCACCATCGACTATAGCAAGCTGGAAGTGCAGCATGGCGACGATCCGGTGCCGGTGTTTTCTTTTTTGGGCAAACGGGAGGACCATCCTCGGCAAATCCCCTGTCATATCACCCGCACCAACAGCGAGACTCACGACATTATCCGTTCCGGACTGGACCGTTCGCCGATGTACACCGGCGTGATCGAGGGCATCGGACCGCGTTATTGTCCGTCGATCGAAGATAAGATCATGCGTTTTGCCGAACGCGACTCGCATCAGATTTTTGTCGAGCCGGAAGGCCTCAATACCAACGAGATTTATCCGAACGGCATTTCCACCAGTCTGCCGTTCGATATTCAGTACCGTTTCGTGCGTTCGATGCTCGGTTTCGAACAGGCGGAGATCGTTCGTCCCGGCTATGCGATCGAGTATGATTTTTTCGATCCGCGCGATTTGAAGGCTTCGCTGGAAACCAAACACATGGAAGCGCTGTTTTTCGCCGGGCAAATCAACGGTACCACCGGCTACGAGGAAGCGGCGGCGCAGGGTTTGATTGCCGGTCTCAATGCCGCGCTTTTGGTCTCTGGGCAGGAAAGCTGGTGTCCGGGGCGTGACGAGGCCTATATGGGCGTCATGATCGACGATTTGATTACCCGCGGTACCCAGGAACCCTATCGCATGTTTACCAGTCGCGCCGAATACCGCTTGATGTTGCGCGAGGACAATGCCGACCTGCGTTTGACCGAGAAAGGCCGGGAATTGGGTCTGGTTGACGACGAACGCTGGCGCCTGTTCGAGCAAAAGCGCGAGGGGATCTCCCGTCTTCAGGGCGAACTGGCGAAAACCTGGGTCCGAGTCGGCAGCGGCGAAGCCGAAATGGCGGAACAATTCTGGGGTAAAAAAATACAGAAGGAAGCCAGTGCGCTGGACTTGCTGCGGCGTCCGGAAGTCGATATCGAGCGTCTGCTGCAACTGTCCGGTAACCGAGAGATACCCGAACCAGTGGCCGAGCAAGTGGCGATTCAAGCCAAGTATGCCGGTTACATCGATCGCCAGCAGAGCGAAATCAATCGCTCGCGCCGCTACGACCACCTGCGCCTGCCGGAGGATGTCGACTACCGTAACGTATCCGGTTTATCCAATGAAGTGTGCGAGAAATTGCGCCTGCAAAAGCCGGAAACCTTGGGCCAGGCTTCGCGCATTCCGGGGGTGACGCCGGCCGCCATTTCATTGTTGCTGGTACATCTTAAGAAGAAAAGCGCCTGA
- the rsmG gene encoding 16S rRNA (guanine(527)-N(7))-methyltransferase RsmG yields the protein MEVCRDILRQGLQQLALPYDENQIEKLLAFIKLIEKWNKAYNLTAVRDRQDMARLHLLDSLAILPYVQGDRVADIGTGAGLPGIPLAIFLPQAAFTLLDSNSKKTRFVQQAALELQLNNITVQHCRVEQFKPDRPFSTVIMRAFASMENIIDLTGHLLADNAVLLAMKGQVPEQELMQLTENYTVIPIEVPGITAQRCLVQIKRQGDHG from the coding sequence ATGGAAGTATGTCGCGACATCCTGCGGCAAGGGCTGCAGCAGCTGGCATTGCCGTATGACGAGAACCAGATAGAAAAATTGCTGGCATTCATCAAACTGATCGAAAAATGGAATAAGGCTTATAATCTGACCGCGGTGCGCGACCGGCAAGACATGGCGCGGTTGCATCTTCTGGATAGTCTGGCCATCCTGCCCTATGTGCAGGGCGACAGGGTGGCCGATATCGGCACGGGCGCCGGACTGCCGGGCATACCGCTGGCGATTTTTCTGCCGCAGGCGGCATTTACTTTGCTGGACTCCAATTCCAAGAAAACCCGCTTCGTGCAACAGGCAGCCTTGGAGTTGCAGCTGAATAATATTACGGTGCAACATTGCCGGGTCGAGCAATTTAAACCGGATCGACCCTTTTCGACCGTGATCATGCGGGCCTTTGCCAGCATGGAAAATATCATCGATCTGACCGGCCATCTATTGGCCGATAACGCGGTTTTATTGGCCATGAAAGGCCAGGTTCCAGAGCAGGAATTAATGCAATTAACTGAAAACTACACTGTAATACCGATCGAAGTGCCGGGAATAACGGCGCAGCGATGTTTGGTGCAAATTAAGAGGCAAGGCGATCATGGCTAA
- a CDS encoding ParA family protein gives MAKIIAVTNQKGGVGKTTTSVNLAASLAAAKRKVLLIDLDPQGNAAMGCGVVKDEIEHSSCELLLEEVPVPETVISNQVIGFDIIPGNADLTAAEVQLMNAPHRERRLADAMLQIKNEYDYILIDCPPSLNMLTLNAMVAANSVLIPMQCEYYALEGLTALMATLRNIQESVNPGLHLEGILRTMYDNRSRLTKDVSDQLVEYFGDKVFRTCIPRNIRLAEAPSHGVPVIMYDKASRGAVAYIALAGEMIRKEKEK, from the coding sequence ATGGCTAAGATTATTGCGGTAACCAACCAAAAAGGCGGGGTCGGCAAGACCACCACCAGCGTGAATCTGGCCGCCTCGTTGGCTGCGGCCAAGCGCAAAGTGTTGCTGATCGACTTGGATCCGCAGGGCAACGCGGCGATGGGCTGTGGCGTCGTGAAAGACGAAATCGAACATTCCAGTTGCGAGCTGTTGCTGGAAGAAGTGCCGGTGCCGGAAACGGTGATCAGCAATCAAGTGATCGGTTTCGACATCATACCCGGCAATGCCGATCTGACCGCCGCCGAAGTGCAACTGATGAACGCCCCCCATCGCGAACGGCGCCTGGCGGATGCTATGTTGCAGATCAAAAATGAATACGATTACATCCTGATCGACTGCCCGCCCTCCTTGAACATGTTGACCTTGAATGCGATGGTCGCGGCCAACAGCGTGCTGATTCCGATGCAATGCGAATATTATGCCCTGGAAGGTTTGACCGCACTGATGGCGACGCTGCGCAACATTCAAGAGTCGGTCAATCCGGGGCTGCATCTGGAAGGTATTTTGCGTACGATGTACGATAACCGCAGCCGCCTGACCAAGGACGTATCCGATCAATTGGTCGAATATTTCGGCGACAAAGTATTCAGAACCTGCATTCCGCGTAATATTCGGTTGGCGGAAGCGCCCAGTCACGGTGTTCCGGTCATCATGTATGACAAGGCGTCACGGGGAGCCGTCGCTTATATTGCACTGGCCGGTGAAATGATCAGAAAAGAGAAAGAGAAGTAA
- a CDS encoding ParB/RepB/Spo0J family partition protein yields MAVKKRGLGRGLDALLGDVAPPAAATPEQKKQQDVQTLPIEFLRRGKYQPRKDMDPEKLRELADSIAAQGIIQPIIVRNLEGDNYEIIAGERRWRAAQLAELHEVPVIVKDIDDQSVMAIALIENIQREDLNPLEESEALKRLLDEFGLTHQQIATAVGKSRATVSNLLRLLDLHGEVKNLLAKGLLEMGHARALLSLEGQQQVDIAYKAVKQGLSVRAVERLVKETQQPPAEIKKAEKSEKDPDTLRLQEDLSGKIGAKVEINHQPSGKGKLVISYTSLEELDGIVERLG; encoded by the coding sequence ATGGCTGTCAAAAAAAGAGGTTTGGGGCGCGGACTGGATGCGCTGCTGGGGGATGTAGCTCCGCCGGCGGCCGCCACGCCCGAGCAAAAAAAGCAACAGGATGTGCAGACATTACCGATAGAGTTCTTGCGGCGCGGTAAGTATCAACCGCGCAAGGACATGGACCCCGAAAAATTACGCGAACTGGCCGATTCGATCGCCGCCCAAGGCATCATTCAGCCGATCATCGTCCGTAATCTGGAAGGCGATAATTACGAAATCATCGCCGGCGAACGGCGCTGGCGCGCGGCGCAACTGGCCGAATTGCATGAAGTGCCGGTGATCGTCAAAGACATCGACGACCAGTCGGTGATGGCGATCGCCTTGATCGAAAATATCCAACGCGAAGATTTGAATCCGCTGGAAGAGTCGGAAGCGCTGAAAAGATTGTTGGATGAATTCGGTTTGACCCATCAGCAGATCGCCACGGCGGTCGGCAAGTCCAGGGCCACGGTATCCAACTTGCTACGCTTGCTCGATTTGCACGGCGAAGTCAAAAACCTGCTGGCCAAGGGGCTGCTGGAAATGGGCCATGCACGCGCCCTGCTCAGCCTGGAAGGCCAGCAACAGGTCGATATCGCCTACAAGGCCGTGAAGCAAGGTTTGTCGGTGCGCGCGGTGGAAAGACTGGTCAAGGAAACTCAGCAGCCTCCAGCCGAAATTAAAAAAGCCGAAAAATCCGAAAAAGATCCGGACACCTTGAGGCTGCAGGAAGATTTAAGCGGAAAAATCGGCGCCAAGGTCGAAATCAATCACCAGCCGAGCGGCAAGGGAAAACTGGTGATCAGCTATACCAGCCTGGAGGAATTGGATGGCATCGTCGAGAGACTGGGGTAA
- a CDS encoding DUF6880 family protein — translation MNEENQLAAGLAELKKDALVEFIASLYGEFDTRIDQRIERLLLSEDSEALVDLSRQQIENLKRGRTFYDYYETDAFGDEIQQLLAEIEHHILPNSPERALALLDALLDTAANSLERCDDSDGYVGGLYQQACLLWLQAAKRCPAPSGGWLERVKDMAENNDYAVFDPLLPNAHLLLSQEELRQLAFFYETGLRKTLAQHANDSRYLSWKVNLQGVAEALKDTELYRRSIVLVSPQPNQMQLDSLARFYMLCDDYKGALQWLTEPWPTTGWRDSNCERLTLLAQCYEALNQPQQQRDALRARLELSPTYENLQSLLPLVAKDEAERLRQMAIDLAMQKDSAAKLELLLKLEEFDLAQQSAVADREELAQCHYMTLSHLLGITPANSVLLRVVLQRCLLDDILNRGKSQAYRYAADYLKALRKLDEQKPEYDPLISHLLYEQQLRQQHGRKRSFWPLVG, via the coding sequence ATGAATGAGGAAAATCAATTAGCAGCCGGCTTGGCCGAACTGAAAAAAGACGCGCTGGTTGAATTCATCGCCAGTTTATATGGCGAATTTGATACCAGAATCGACCAGCGCATCGAGCGACTACTGTTGAGCGAAGACAGCGAGGCCTTGGTGGATTTGTCGCGACAACAAATTGAAAACCTGAAACGAGGGAGAACGTTTTACGACTACTACGAAACCGACGCCTTTGGCGATGAGATTCAACAATTGCTTGCCGAGATCGAGCATCATATTCTACCAAACTCCCCAGAGCGTGCACTTGCTCTGCTAGATGCGCTTCTGGATACCGCAGCCAACAGCCTGGAACGGTGTGATGATTCCGACGGTTATGTCGGTGGTCTGTATCAGCAAGCCTGTCTGTTATGGTTGCAAGCGGCCAAACGCTGCCCGGCACCATCGGGAGGATGGTTGGAGCGCGTCAAAGACATGGCCGAAAACAACGATTACGCCGTTTTCGACCCCTTGCTGCCTAATGCCCATCTGCTCTTGAGTCAAGAGGAGTTGCGACAACTGGCTTTTTTCTATGAAACGGGACTACGCAAGACGTTGGCTCAACATGCTAACGACTCACGTTATTTGAGCTGGAAAGTCAATCTCCAAGGGGTCGCCGAAGCCTTAAAAGATACGGAGTTGTACCGACGCTCGATAGTACTAGTCAGCCCGCAACCTAACCAGATGCAACTCGATAGCCTGGCGCGCTTCTATATGCTATGCGACGATTATAAAGGGGCGTTGCAGTGGTTGACGGAACCTTGGCCAACGACGGGTTGGCGAGATTCCAATTGCGAACGCTTGACCTTGCTGGCGCAATGCTACGAAGCGCTAAACCAACCGCAGCAACAACGGGATGCGCTAAGGGCGCGCCTCGAACTCAGTCCTACTTACGAAAATCTCCAGTCGCTACTGCCCTTGGTCGCGAAGGACGAAGCAGAGAGACTACGCCAAATGGCAATCGACTTGGCCATGCAAAAAGATTCCGCCGCCAAACTGGAATTGTTACTCAAATTGGAAGAGTTCGATCTGGCGCAACAGAGTGCCGTGGCGGATAGAGAAGAATTAGCACAGTGTCATTATATGACGCTGAGTCATTTGCTGGGAATTACACCGGCGAACTCGGTGCTCCTCCGTGTCGTGTTACAGCGATGTCTACTTGACGACATTCTAAACCGAGGCAAGTCCCAAGCCTATCGTTATGCCGCGGATTATCTGAAGGCTCTGCGTAAATTGGACGAGCAAAAACCGGAATATGACCCATTAATTTCACATTTGCTCTACGAGCAGCAATTGCGCCAACAACATGGACGAAAACGGAGCTTCTGGCCTTTGGTCGGTTAA
- the darG gene encoding type II toxin-antitoxin system antitoxin DNA ADP-ribosyl glycohydrolase DarG produces MIEFTSGDILRADAEAIVNTVNCVGVMGRGIALQFKKAWPENFTAYAIACKNKQVQPGKMFVFDTGQLVNPRYIINFPTKRHWRGASRMEDIEAGLEALVQTIKEKNIQSIAIPPLGSGLGGLDWNQVRQLIEKNLSVLSDVRVLIYEPKGSPSNDTMAHNRAVPKMTAGRAVLIELIQRYLSGLLDPTVSLIEVHKLLYFMQEAGEPLRLKFKKAHYGPYAENLRHVLNAIEGHYLSCYADGGDAPDKSLNLIPGAIEEANSFLDQHPDTRDRFIKVSKLVEGFESPFGLELLATVHWLKRHEKAKTIEDVVKATHTWNQRKKQFTPRQIKLALNVLEREHWIGSSI; encoded by the coding sequence ATGATTGAATTTACATCTGGCGATATTTTACGTGCCGATGCCGAGGCGATTGTGAATACCGTTAATTGTGTCGGGGTAATGGGCCGTGGTATCGCCCTGCAGTTTAAAAAGGCCTGGCCGGAAAACTTTACGGCATATGCGATTGCCTGTAAAAACAAGCAGGTACAACCGGGTAAGATGTTTGTTTTTGATACGGGTCAGCTTGTTAATCCTCGCTATATCATTAATTTTCCAACCAAGCGGCATTGGCGTGGGGCTAGTCGTATGGAAGATATTGAGGCTGGTCTTGAAGCCTTGGTTCAAACAATTAAGGAAAAAAATATTCAATCCATTGCCATTCCTCCTTTAGGTAGTGGACTAGGTGGTTTGGACTGGAACCAGGTTAGGCAACTAATTGAGAAAAATCTTAGTGTTCTATCGGACGTTCGAGTGCTGATTTATGAGCCCAAAGGTTCACCCAGTAACGATACAATGGCACACAATCGCGCCGTGCCTAAAATGACTGCAGGTCGCGCCGTGTTAATTGAATTAATACAGCGCTACTTGAGCGGCCTCTTGGACCCAACCGTCTCGCTGATAGAAGTGCATAAGCTGCTCTATTTTATGCAAGAAGCTGGAGAACCTTTACGTTTGAAGTTTAAAAAAGCGCATTATGGTCCTTATGCGGAAAATCTTCGTCATGTGCTTAATGCCATCGAAGGGCATTATTTATCGTGCTATGCCGATGGCGGTGATGCGCCTGATAAATCTCTGAATTTGATCCCCGGAGCTATTGAAGAAGCCAATTCTTTCCTTGATCAACATCCTGATACGCGTGATCGATTTATTAAAGTGTCTAAACTGGTTGAGGGCTTCGAATCGCCATTCGGCTTAGAATTGCTTGCTACTGTCCATTGGCTCAAAAGACACGAAAAGGCAAAAACCATCGAAGATGTAGTTAAGGCAACCCATACCTGGAATCAACGAAAGAAGCAATTTACGCCTAGACAAATTAAATTAGCGCTAAATGTTTTAGAACGAGAACATTGGATTGGCTCAAGCATTTAA
- the darT gene encoding type II toxin-antitoxin system toxin DNA ADP-ribosyl transferase DarT, giving the protein MIVPAQPKIYHIVHMDRLEAIIASGGLLSDAQIVSYNATGTTIGMNSIKQRRLQELTLDNYPDLHVGECVPFYFCPRSIMLYLIHQANHPELAYRGGQAKILHLQADLYASVEWARQHQRRWVFTLSNAGSYYFEDRCDLAQLDELDWQAIQTKQWQSCKEGKQAEFLMELSFPWQLVECIGVYSHSTYQQVMNILQEANHRPTTTIKPEWYY; this is encoded by the coding sequence ATGATCGTACCTGCACAGCCCAAGATTTATCATATTGTTCATATGGATAGGTTGGAGGCAATAATTGCGTCTGGTGGATTATTGTCTGATGCGCAAATCGTGTCATACAATGCCACTGGTACAACCATTGGCATGAATAGCATCAAACAGCGTCGCTTGCAGGAATTGACACTGGACAATTACCCGGATTTACATGTGGGGGAATGCGTACCGTTTTATTTCTGCCCTCGCTCGATCATGTTATATCTTATTCATCAAGCCAATCACCCGGAACTGGCGTATCGAGGAGGGCAGGCCAAAATACTGCATTTGCAAGCGGACTTGTATGCCTCTGTCGAGTGGGCCCGGCAACATCAACGGCGTTGGGTATTTACCTTGTCTAATGCAGGGTCTTACTATTTTGAAGACCGCTGTGATTTGGCTCAGCTTGATGAACTAGACTGGCAGGCGATTCAGACCAAGCAGTGGCAGAGTTGCAAGGAGGGGAAGCAAGCAGAGTTCTTAATGGAATTGAGTTTTCCTTGGCAGTTAGTGGAATGTATTGGTGTGTACTCGCATTCCACTTATCAGCAGGTGATGAATATATTACAAGAGGCGAATCATCGTCCAACTACTACAATAAAACCAGAATGGTACTACTAA